The Acidithiobacillus sp. genome contains the following window.
ATATCGCGTGACACACGCATGAGGGGGGCGCCCGTATCTTCTGCTAAAGCCGCTTCGATACGGCCATTGGTCACCACGTACTCCTGTTCCTCAATGCCTTCTTGCAGGGTATCCACAGTGGCGAGGAGACGAAGCAATATTTTTCGCGCCTCAGTCTCTTCCTGGGTGATGATCTTTTGCGACTGCGCCTGGGTGTTCTTGAGAAGGGCGCAATCCTGACCATGCCGCGCCATGGCCTGGACCATGGCGCTAAATGATGCCGCGAAGCGCTGATGCTGGAGAATACGCATGTGCGCCTGAATCAGGGGGGCAATAGTCTCCTGCAGATGTGATGCGGATTCTTTGAGGGTGGCGGCACGTTCGCGGAAAGCCTGGGCGACGATGCCATATCCGGCCAATGCGTTGCCATGACGTTTGACGAGCACCATCGCATTCAGGGCCCGGCGATCTATCTCGTGCAGGGATTTTTCGATGCTCTGGCGGGCGGCAAAGGAGGCGTCGACGACCTGCATGATGCGTTGGATATCCATCAGGCGGCACCCCGTTGGTTGGGGGTCGTCCTGCCGGAGCTGGGGTAATCCAAGGCGTGACCGATCAGGGCGCCCGGATCAAGGATGAGGACGACATTGCCCTTGCCGGAAATGGTCGCCCCCTGATACCAGGTTTGCTCGGCGAGAAAATCAATGGGTTTGACCACTGAGTCCTCATTGCCGAGCACCTCCGAAACCATGAAAAGGCCACGTTCGGTGAGGACCCCTTCGATGGGTTCGGAACCCAGACGCAAGGGGCGATCATTGAGCAGGGCCCCGAGGTCTACCATGGGGGTGACCTGAGTGCCATCCAGGCGGTAAACGCTGCGGCCGCCCATACGATGAATACGACTTTCCTGGATGTCCAGCAGACTTTCGATACTGGAGATGGGCAGGGCGTAGATTTCCCGACGCAGGCGCAGGTAGAGTACGGGCAGTACCGCCATGGTCAGCGGAAATTCCATGGCAATCGTGGTGCCGAGCCCGAGGCGCGTCTGAATGTCCAGATGCCCGCGCAGTTTGCGCACGGTTTCCTTGACCACATCCATACCGACCCCACGACCGGAGAGATCAGTAGCCTGATCCTTGGTGGAAAAACCGGCACGGAAGATCAGTTCTAGCGCTTCCTGTTCCGAGAGCCGGGCGGCCTGATCCGTCGTAATCACCCCTTTGTCTATGGCCTTCTGGGTGACAAACTGGCGGTCTATGCCGCGGCCGTCGTCAGATACTTCGATGCGTACTTTGTCGCCGAGGTGTACTGCGGCTACCCGGATCGTTGCGCTGCGCGGTTTACCCGCCGTCTGCCGTAATTCGGGGGGCTCGATGCCATGGTCGAGGCTGTTGCGAATCAAATGTGTCATGGGGCCGGAGAGGGCGTCGACGACAGCTTTGTCGATTTCGACTTCCTCGCCGATGATGTCGAGTTTGACTTCCTTGGCGAGCTGCCGGGAGGCGTCGCGTACCACGCGGGGCAACTGCTGGAAGAGGCGCTTGCAGGGCTGCATCCGCAGGCGCATGACCGTGCTCTGAATGTCGTTGACGGTGAGGTCCACCTCACGGGCAATGCGCGCCATATCCTCGTTTTCTTCGCCCAGGCTGCTGACCGCCGAAGCCAAACGGTTGCGCAGAAGGACCAGTTCGCCGACCTGATTCATGACGGCGTCGAGGCGCAGCGCGTCAACGCGGAGAGTGGTGTCGGCGGCTTCCGGCATGTGCTGAGCGCGCGCACTGGGGCTTGCTATGGGCGCTGGCGTTGCGGACAGCGGTTGCGCCTGAGGGTTCTGGACTGGAAGACTGATGCGCGATGCGGGCGGGTCAAGCTCAAGTGCAACACTCGCCGGTTGCGTCTGTGTGGCGCGCTCCAGGACGTCATAACCCGGCGCCTGGCCGCCATGGAGTTGATCCAGCACCCGCTCAAACTCTTCTGGGCTAATCTCGTCTCCAACGGGGCAGAATGGTTCCGGCGGGTCGACCAGACCGGGCGCCTTATTGCCGTATAGGGCGTCGAGGGTGGCTTCAAACTCGGCCTCACTGATTTCGTCGCTGCCGCTTGGCGTGAATTGGCTGCTTGTATCGGCACGCTCAATGTAAATGCCGCTGTGACCGTCCACAGTGATCCGCTGACTGGCCAACAGAGTGGCATCTGTCGCCGGACAGCAGGTTGCGTCCGTGCTGGACGTATCCGTTTCTGCGGTGGGGGTCCGCAGATAGAGCGTTTGACCAGCGGCGAGTTGCTGAATGACCTGGCCCAGATCCTCAGGTCCAGCTGCCGGACTTTCGCCGTGGGCCAACTGCTGCAGCATGTCATCGATGACGTCCAGGCCCTTGAGGATGGCGTCGATCATGCTGGCGGAGATGGTCAGGGTATGGGAGCGCAGCTTGTCCAGAAGGTCTTCCAGATGATGCGTCCAGCTGACGAGGTGGTCTGCTTCCAGGAATCCCGCGCCCCCTTTCAAGGTGTGAAAGGCGCGAAATACTGATGCCAAAATTTCGTCACTGCCGGGTTCAGATTCCAGGCGAAGGGTGTCCTCCTGGGCTTTTTCGAGGAGCTCGCGGGCTTCGGGAAGGTAGTCCTGCAAAATCTCCATGTCCATGATCAAATCCCCAGTTCGGCGAGCAGGGCGTCTACTTCGTCTTGATTGACGCTGGGATTGGAACTCGCAACGTCATCCGCTTGGGGCGCGTAGTCCGGGCTGGTCTGCATCCCGATTTCGGCGAGGGTCAGACGGATACGTTCCTCGACCGCCTGCAGGAGGGTGATGGCCTTTTTCAGCCGCTGACCGGCAAGATCCTGCCCTTGCTGGCTGGTCAAAATGGTGAGTAAGGCGTTGTCGATGTGGTGGAGCGATTCGTCGATAAAGCGGTTATGGGCGCTACGAATGTCATTTACGGCATCCTGGGCACGTTCAACGGCCGACAGCGTGACCATGGTCTGCTCTTCAGTGAGGCGCAAAGCTTCCTCCAGCGGATTTTGCGCGCCCGAGAGGCTTTCTTCTGCCGTATTGGCAATGCGTTTCAGGCCTTCACGGAGAAGCAGTTCGGCCTCACTCAGCAGGCGCCCCGGGTTCAGCACATGGTTATTCATGACTGAGCCCCCTGAGCGGCTTGCAGGCGTTTGAAAACGGCATCGAGCTTTTCCTTGAGTGTGTCGGCGGTGAAGGGTTTGACGATATAGCCGTTCACCCCGGCTTGAGCCGCTTCAAGGATGTTCTCGCGTTTGGCCTCTGCCGTGACCATGAGGACCGGTATGTGCTTGAGTTGGGCGTCTGCACGAATAGCACGGAGCAGGTCGATGCCCTGCATGTTGGGCATGTTCCAGTCAGAGACCACAAAATCGAAGGGTCGGTTGCGCAGCTTTTGCAGTGCCTGTACCCCGTCTTCGGCTTCATCAAAATTGCTGAAACCCAACTCCCGCAACAGATTGCGCACAATCCGGCGCATGGTGGAAAAGTCGTCCACTACGAGGATGTGCATGCTTTTGTCGACCTGATCTATTCCCATATACCCCTTTTCTCCTCCCTGAGTGGCAGCCTCTCTGATCGCTTGCCGAGAACTCGCCGCCCGCACAACGGAGGCCTCCCTCATTGGTGATGGTTTTAAGCAAACTCTATACCAGCAAGAATGTCCTGCTGGTGAGTTGCGCCCTTGTCGAGGTATACGGCACGAAAGCGTGGAAACTGAAGGGGCTCTGCCGCCCGGATCATCAGCGGACGGGTGACCAGTATTGGGGATAGCCCTGATGTTTGGTGAGGTTGGCGATGCGTTGCGTGACGGTATCGGCGGCAATCCGGTTGGGCACGGGGCCCACTAACACGCGGTAAAGATGGTTTTGTGGCAAGGTGCCGATGCACGCGCTGAAGCCCGTGCTTTTGAGCAGTTTTGCCAGATCAGTTGCCATGCCGGGGCGTCCGAAAGCTCCCAGTTGCACATACCACCCAGCGTTGCTGCAGCTATTGTCAACGGTTGGGGCGGGAGCTGTTGGTGCTTTATGGGTGGGTGGAGCAGATTTCTGCGTCAGGGTGGGGTGAGTCAAGTCGGGCATTGGGACGAGTGTCGGGCGCGGGTTGGCCGCAACAATTTTTTGGCGAACTGGAGACTGCTTGGATCCTTCGGCAACAAACGTGGATGAAACAAGTGGGTTCGCACTGGTGTTGATGGCGGTTGCTGACTGAGTCGAGATCGTCGGGGTAATATCTGCTGCGGTGGGTTGCGGCAGGCTCAAAAAAACGGTGGCCCCACTGGGTTGAAGGGCTTTGGGAGCGCTTTCGCCGTGTCGTTCGGAGTGATCCCGGTATACCCCCGTGGCGACGACGACCAGCAGAAGGAAAGCGATGAGGATGACGCGATTGAGGCGCTTCTGCTGCTCTTGCGTTTTGTTGATCTCGTCGGGTGTCATTGATCGAATTTTTCCTGATATCTAACCGCGCTGATCAATGGCGCCCGCCATGATCGGATCGGTTCCGGCCTTGCTCGGATTCTGTGGGGCGACTACCACGATGCTTACTCGTCGATTCATGATGAGGCCCTTCGCCGTATCGTTGGGTGCTACCGGATGATACTTGCCGTAGCCCGCCGCGACCAGATTCTGCGGATTTACGCCACGCTGGATGAAGAGCTCGACTACGGAAACTGCACGTGCGGCGGACAGTGCCCAGTTGGATGCAAATTGGGCGGTGCGAATGGGTAGATCGTTGGTAAAACCGTTTACCTGAACTTGGTAAGGCACCTGACGCAAGACCTGTGCAATAGCCCCGAGAGTGGCGGTGGCACTGGGGCTGAGCCGCGTCTGTGCCGAGTGAAACAGGATTTTGGCGTTCAGATCGATGACGACGCCCAGGTTGCTCCGATGAATGGCGACGCTACCCTGCGCGATCAGAGGCTTAAGCAGTGTCTCCATTTGTTTTTCAATTCGCCGCATGGCGGTGGCGGGATACGGTGGTGTTTGTGGGTCGTTCCTTGCCTGGGGCGAAACCTGGCCTTTTTGCACATGAGGAACGGGTGCTATGTCGGCGACTTTAGGCAGGGCGGGCAGATCTACAGGCGTCTGGCTGAGGGACGGCCCTGCGTCAGAACGGATGGGTACCGGTGACCAGGGTTGTCCGCTGAAGGCCGATACCAAAGTTCTCGACAGGACTCTGTATTTGCCTTCGTTCACCGAAGAAATGGCATACATCACCACAAAAAAGGCGAAGAGCAGAGTAATGAAGTCGGCATAAGACACCAGCCAACGTTCATGATTTTCCCATTCCTCTTCTTTTTTGCGGCGCGCCATGGCGATCTCCTGTTACTAAACCAATCGGGGAACATAGACGATTTTTCTGATCCTGCAGCGATTACCTTGGCAAAGCGAAAACCGTGCCGCGAAAAAGCCCGCAGTGATACGGCATGAATCATGCTTTTGAGATGTTATCCGCAGAAATGCACCGTTACGATCGCCCGGATCTGACGGTCTTCCGTCAGGATCGTCAAAAGCTTGACGACTAAAATGGCAAAGCACGAGGACACGATGTTTTCAAACCAGAGATTCCTGGATCAACTGTTCACTGACAAAAATCGGCAAACGGGGAAAGGGCAGATAGAGCGAGCCCTTGCCGAACTGATCGCGAGCAGTGAAACGCTGGCGGTGATGGTTGGGCGTAATGGCGGCATTTTGGCCCAGGCGACGCTTCTTCATGCTGAAACAGACATCGCGACCCTGATCCTCGATGAACTGATGCCAGAAGCAGAAAATAGCCGCTTGCTGCGCGGAGAGGATTTGCTCCTGTGGAGCACGTCGACGTTGCCCTTGGGGTTTCAGAGCACGGTGGTCGAGAGATTACTGTGGCAGCGTTACGGGGCGGTGCGCATCCAGTGGCCGGATGCACTTTACCAGTTGCAGCGCCGCGCTGCACTGCGCGCGGCGCCTGCTGAGGCCAGTGGGTTGCCGCTGTCACTTCAGCGCCACGGTGCGCGCAGTTGCGAGGGACGCTGTGTGGATCTGGGTGCCGGTGGCGTGCGCGCACGAATTCATGCGCCCAGTGACTATCCGATGACTGCCGGCGAGGTGCTGGCAAGCGTGCAGTTCAGTTTCCAGGGCAAAGCGTACCGGGTGGGGGCGCTGGTTCGTTATGTGGAACCGGCAGGTCACTCCCGTGGTACCGACTCACAATACATTGGCTTGAGCTTCGTGCAAGCCCCTGGCGCCTTGCAGGAGCAGATTATCCAATACGCCTTGCGCTGTGATCGCGAACGTTTACGCAGCACCCATCGCTAAGGGGCTGGCGGTAGCGGAATCGCAGCGGGCGAGTCCGAGTTGGATGATGGGTACACCGAGGGTTGCCGGAGGCGTCTGCGCTTCGGAAATGTTTGTCAGGCTGGGTTCGGCATGCTCGACAATCCACTGACCGAATTGGCGGGTGTGGGGTAAGAAATACAGCGGAGCCAGGGCATTGGCCTGTAAAGAATCATTGGTTATTTGTGGCAGGATGACCATGACCATGCTGATTCCATTCGGGTCTTGCGCCGCAAACTGTGGGCGTTGCGGGTAGTGCAGGCCGAAATGTTCCGGTGCAACCAGCAAAAAGGCGATCAGCGGCTCATCCAGAGATTGCAGCCAGACGAAGGGGCCTTGTTCCTGAACGTGAAGAAGCGTAAATCGCTGCAACTCCGCAAAGCCCGGCAGGGGGGCGACACAATGCCACACCTGCGCATCAGAGATAGGCAGAAGGCCAAAGCGGGTGGAGTAGTCGGTCATTTTTATTCCTCCTGAAAGCTGGCCGCGTCTTGGATAGACGGGCGATGAGACTGTAACCACTGGTCGAATTGGGCAGGGGCTACGGCTTGGGCAGACTGGTTGGCCTGCCGAACGGATTCTAGTAATTCTTCACGGAGGATGATCACGTCGTGGGCACTCTCTATCCCCAGCCGCACCTGACCGTCTTCAATACGGGTAACAACGATACGGATATCGTCGCCGATGCAGATGGCCTGGCCGCGGCGTCGGGTGAGCACGAGCATCTCAGGCGCTCCCGATCAGGTGCCGCTGGGGAGTGTTCTGAGTAGTTCCGCCATCGGTGTAGAGTGACTCATTGATCCCGAAGAGGATTTTCCAGGCGCCTTGGTTAAAACGCTCCAGGGCGCCGATGATCTGACCATTCTGCTGGTTGTACTGAACGATCTTCTCCAGCAAATCTCGGCGTTGCGCTTGCAGACCCATGTGGGTGACAGCAGATGGCGGCGTACGGCGCTGGGATTCGAGGGCGCTGATGGTCTGGTAGAGCCGCTCTTTTTCTGCAGCAATGGGTTCCAGTTCTGTCATGATCCCAGACTGCAGACAATGCCCTTCGTGACGCAGCAACTGGAGCAAGGCCTCCAGCGCGCCGATTTGGAGTTGCAGTGCCGTATCCATCTGGCTATCCACTCATCAGGCCTTGTTGTTGGTGGCCAAGGGCAGGAACTGCTGCGCGTCCTGGGTGAGCCCTTGTCCGATGCGCTGCGGCGAGATCTGGTAAGTGCCGTTGGCGATGGCTGTTTTGATGCCCTGCAGGCGCTCGGTGTTTGCGGAGGTCTGCGCGGCGAGCAGGCTGCGCGCCGCGGGAGACAGCGTGACATGGTCCTGCGCCACGACCGGACCTTTGGCGGTCCGCGTGGTACCGACCCCGGAGGTCGGCTGATTCGCCGTGACCAACGGATCGGTGTTCGTCTGCATCTTCGTGCCGGGTAAGCCGGAATACTGGTTGATCGGGTTCATGACGGCATGATTCTCCTCTTTACGTCTAAATTTGTAATACGGCACATTGAAGCAGGAATTGAAGGGCAATACAAAAAAATTTCGGAAAACAGATCGTTAGTTAGAACGGTACCACCACAGTGCCCCTGGCCGTAACGGTACCGCGGATCACTCTGCCGGATTGCACGTTGCGCACCAAAATAGCCTGTCCGGGGCGGCCATTTTCGATGGCGTTGGCGATGGTGGCGATGCGAATGCCATCCCCCTCGGCGTACAAGGTAACCTGTTCGCCCGCACGAACAACCTCCGGCGCATTGAGCATGGATGTGGTAATGGGTTGTCCTGCCAGTGTGCCAAAACGCAGAACCTGGCCAATCGCTTGCTGCGGATTGGTCAGCGCATAACCACCAAGACCATTCGTGTCGCGTTGAACCACAGTGAGATCCGTGGCGCTGAGCACCCGATCGGCGCTCAGCGGCCGAGCCGCGACTACGACGTTTTGGTTGATGGCGAGCTGTACCGGTAAATAGAGCTTCCAGGGCGAAGGGCTTGAGCAGCTTACCGCTACGGTTTGGCTGCCATAGGGATTGCTATAGCCGAAGAAACCGAGTTGCAAGTGGCCGCAGGCGGGAAAGCGCAAGCCCGGTGCCGGGCCGTCTATATGAATCTGGGCGTTGCGGGTATTGGCGGGAAGGTGGTTGCGCACAAAATGCCTAACGGTAGCACGGATGGTTTCGGCGCTTTCCGTCGCGGCGTTCACTGGTAGCGAGGCAGCAAGCAGGAACAGAACGGTGCAGGATGCCGCCGCGTTGCTCCCCAAAAGTTTTGCCAGTTTGCTCTTCTTCATCATCGCGCCCACGTCTGCCCGGCAATTGCCCATGCCATAGTCACGAAAAGCAAATAACGGGCCATGCCAGAAGTGCTTTGGAATGGGAAGCGGGGGGGCTGGTTTTGGCGGTGTCGGCAAAATCATGCCGCTCCTATGGTGTGCAGCGCTGTCCCCGGTATGGTTGTGCCGGTTTTGGCGCCCGTTGGTTTTTTTAAGCTGAGCCTGACGTAAAAAGTCCCACAAAACTCACTGGTTGGTTCGGGTGCACTATCTAGGCATGTGTTTTGCTAGCAATGTCACATGATGATTTGGGTGGAGGAGGAGGCTGGTATGGGTGGTTTTCTGGATCAGGCACTCAATCCCCTTGCGGATGCCTTACGGGTCAGTGGTTACCGGCAGCAACTGCTGTCGGCCAATATTGCTAACGCCGACACACCGAACTACAAGGCGGTGGATATTCCATTTAGCAAAACCTTGAAAGCGGTTCAGGCGGGCGATCGGGGGGGGCTGGCCCTGCAGACGAATAATGCGCGACAACTGGCGGGATCGCCTGCCAGCGTGGGCTTGGCTGCCTTTGTGCATTACCAGCGCGGTAGTCAGGTGGGCCTGGACGGCAATTCTGTGGACATGAACCGCGAACAGGCCAGTTTTTTGCAGAATAGTGTCGTATATCAGGCCGATTTGACCTTTCTGACCGGTACAATCAAAACCTTGAACTCAGTTATCACCGGCAACGTGATTTAAAGTAAGGGGAGTTTCGATATGTCCATGTTTTCAGTGCTCGATGTGGCCAGCTCGGCGCTTACCGCGCAGAGTTATCGCTTGAACGTGGTGGCGAGTAATCTGGCCAACGCCAATTCTGCGACGAGTTCGAACGGGCAGCCCTATCGCGCCCGGGAGGTGGTATTTGCTGCTCAGCCACTCTCCGGTAACACTGCGCCTGCCGGTGTCAGCGGTGTGCAGGTGGCGGGGGTGGTGACCAAGCCCGGGCCTTTCAAAATGGTATATCAACCAGGCAATCCCCTTGCGGATAAGGCGGGCTATGTGAAAATGCCTAACGTCAATCCAGTGGATGAGATGGTGAATATGATCTCGGCATCCCGTGCCTACCAGGCCAATGTCAATGTCATGAACACCGCCAAAATCCTGCTGCAAAAAACACTTACCCTATAGGAGCCTGATCATGAGCGTCAATTCTCTGACATCCAGCGTCAATCCCTTTTACGCCTCGCTGCAGAGTAGTTCGGCGGCAAGCTCGGGTAGTGCAAGCAGCGGCGCCAGCGGGCTCGCCAGCGAGAATACCTTTTATAATCTGCTGGTCACCCAGTTGACTAATCAGGATCCGCTCAATCCGATGAGTAATTCGCAGCTTTCGTCACAGCTGGCGCAGTTCAGTGTCGCCAACGGGGTGCAGGCTATTCAGGGGTCGCTGAGTTCGTTGATGGGGCAGATCAACCAGAATCAGGGTTTGCAGGCGGC
Protein-coding sequences here:
- a CDS encoding SPOR domain-containing protein; translated protein: MTPDEINKTQEQQKRLNRVILIAFLLLVVVATGVYRDHSERHGESAPKALQPSGATVFLSLPQPTAADITPTISTQSATAINTSANPLVSSTFVAEGSKQSPVRQKIVAANPRPTLVPMPDLTHPTLTQKSAPPTHKAPTAPAPTVDNSCSNAGWYVQLGAFGRPGMATDLAKLLKSTGFSACIGTLPQNHLYRVLVGPVPNRIAADTVTQRIANLTKHQGYPQYWSPVR
- the flgA gene encoding flagellar basal body P-ring formation chaperone FlgA, with amino-acid sequence MILPTPPKPAPPLPIPKHFWHGPLFAFRDYGMGNCRADVGAMMKKSKLAKLLGSNAAASCTVLFLLAASLPVNAATESAETIRATVRHFVRNHLPANTRNAQIHIDGPAPGLRFPACGHLQLGFFGYSNPYGSQTVAVSCSSPSPWKLYLPVQLAINQNVVVAARPLSADRVLSATDLTVVQRDTNGLGGYALTNPQQAIGQVLRFGTLAGQPITTSMLNAPEVVRAGEQVTLYAEGDGIRIATIANAIENGRPGQAILVRNVQSGRVIRGTVTARGTVVVPF
- the cheY gene encoding chemotaxis response regulator CheY, giving the protein MHILVVDDFSTMRRIVRNLLRELGFSNFDEAEDGVQALQKLRNRPFDFVVSDWNMPNMQGIDLLRAIRADAQLKHIPVLMVTAEAKRENILEAAQAGVNGYIVKPFTADTLKEKLDAVFKRLQAAQGAQS
- the flgN gene encoding flagellar export chaperone FlgN, with product MDTALQLQIGALEALLQLLRHEGHCLQSGIMTELEPIAAEKERLYQTISALESQRRTPPSAVTHMGLQAQRRDLLEKIVQYNQQNGQIIGALERFNQGAWKILFGINESLYTDGGTTQNTPQRHLIGSA
- the motD gene encoding flagellar motor protein MotD: MARRKKEEEWENHERWLVSYADFITLLFAFFVVMYAISSVNEGKYRVLSRTLVSAFSGQPWSPVPIRSDAGPSLSQTPVDLPALPKVADIAPVPHVQKGQVSPQARNDPQTPPYPATAMRRIEKQMETLLKPLIAQGSVAIHRSNLGVVIDLNAKILFHSAQTRLSPSATATLGAIAQVLRQVPYQVQVNGFTNDLPIRTAQFASNWALSAARAVSVVELFIQRGVNPQNLVAAGYGKYHPVAPNDTAKGLIMNRRVSIVVVAPQNPSKAGTDPIMAGAIDQRG
- the fliW gene encoding flagellar assembly protein FliW; protein product: MTDYSTRFGLLPISDAQVWHCVAPLPGFAELQRFTLLHVQEQGPFVWLQSLDEPLIAFLLVAPEHFGLHYPQRPQFAAQDPNGISMVMVILPQITNDSLQANALAPLYFLPHTRQFGQWIVEHAEPSLTNISEAQTPPATLGVPIIQLGLARCDSATASPLAMGAA
- the flgM gene encoding flagellar biosynthesis anti-sigma factor FlgM; the encoded protein is MNPINQYSGLPGTKMQTNTDPLVTANQPTSGVGTTRTAKGPVVAQDHVTLSPAARSLLAAQTSANTERLQGIKTAIANGTYQISPQRIGQGLTQDAQQFLPLATNNKA
- a CDS encoding carbon storage regulator, with protein sequence MLVLTRRRGQAICIGDDIRIVVTRIEDGQVRLGIESAHDVIILREELLESVRQANQSAQAVAPAQFDQWLQSHRPSIQDAASFQEE
- the flgB gene encoding flagellar basal body rod protein FlgB, with amino-acid sequence MMIWVEEEAGMGGFLDQALNPLADALRVSGYRQQLLSANIANADTPNYKAVDIPFSKTLKAVQAGDRGGLALQTNNARQLAGSPASVGLAAFVHYQRGSQVGLDGNSVDMNREQASFLQNSVVYQADLTFLTGTIKTLNSVITGNVI
- a CDS encoding protein phosphatase CheZ translates to MNNHVLNPGRLLSEAELLLREGLKRIANTAEESLSGAQNPLEEALRLTEEQTMVTLSAVERAQDAVNDIRSAHNRFIDESLHHIDNALLTILTSQQGQDLAGQRLKKAITLLQAVEERIRLTLAEIGMQTSPDYAPQADDVASSNPSVNQDEVDALLAELGI
- a CDS encoding flagellar brake protein, with amino-acid sequence MFSNQRFLDQLFTDKNRQTGKGQIERALAELIASSETLAVMVGRNGGILAQATLLHAETDIATLILDELMPEAENSRLLRGEDLLLWSTSTLPLGFQSTVVERLLWQRYGAVRIQWPDALYQLQRRAALRAAPAEASGLPLSLQRHGARSCEGRCVDLGAGGVRARIHAPSDYPMTAGEVLASVQFSFQGKAYRVGALVRYVEPAGHSRGTDSQYIGLSFVQAPGALQEQIIQYALRCDRERLRSTHR
- the flgC gene encoding flagellar basal body rod protein FlgC — protein: MSMFSVLDVASSALTAQSYRLNVVASNLANANSATSSNGQPYRAREVVFAAQPLSGNTAPAGVSGVQVAGVVTKPGPFKMVYQPGNPLADKAGYVKMPNVNPVDEMVNMISASRAYQANVNVMNTAKILLQKTLTL
- a CDS encoding chemotaxis protein CheA; the encoded protein is MDMEILQDYLPEARELLEKAQEDTLRLESEPGSDEILASVFRAFHTLKGGAGFLEADHLVSWTHHLEDLLDKLRSHTLTISASMIDAILKGLDVIDDMLQQLAHGESPAAGPEDLGQVIQQLAAGQTLYLRTPTAETDTSSTDATCCPATDATLLASQRITVDGHSGIYIERADTSSQFTPSGSDEISEAEFEATLDALYGNKAPGLVDPPEPFCPVGDEISPEEFERVLDQLHGGQAPGYDVLERATQTQPASVALELDPPASRISLPVQNPQAQPLSATPAPIASPSARAQHMPEAADTTLRVDALRLDAVMNQVGELVLLRNRLASAVSSLGEENEDMARIAREVDLTVNDIQSTVMRLRMQPCKRLFQQLPRVVRDASRQLAKEVKLDIIGEEVEIDKAVVDALSGPMTHLIRNSLDHGIEPPELRQTAGKPRSATIRVAAVHLGDKVRIEVSDDGRGIDRQFVTQKAIDKGVITTDQAARLSEQEALELIFRAGFSTKDQATDLSGRGVGMDVVKETVRKLRGHLDIQTRLGLGTTIAMEFPLTMAVLPVLYLRLRREIYALPISSIESLLDIQESRIHRMGGRSVYRLDGTQVTPMVDLGALLNDRPLRLGSEPIEGVLTERGLFMVSEVLGNEDSVVKPIDFLAEQTWYQGATISGKGNVVLILDPGALIGHALDYPSSGRTTPNQRGAA